A single window of Synechococcus sp. CBW1004 DNA harbors:
- the topA gene encoding type I DNA topoisomerase codes for MAHTLVIVESPTKARTIRGFLPKDYRVEASMGHVRDLPNNASEIPAAHKGEKWANLGVNTANDFEPLYVVPKDKKKVVKELKDALKGADRLLLATDEDREGESISWHLLQLLQPKVPVKRMVFHEITKSAIGRALEETRDLDMELVHAQETRRILDRLVGYTLSPLLWKKVAWGLSAGRVQSVAVRLLVQRERARRAFRSGTYWDLKARLEQAGSSFEAKLTHVNGSRIAGGSDFDENTGALKAGSKVRLLAEDEAQTLRQAIESGSWTVAAVEEKPTTRKPVPPFTTSTLQQESNRKLRLSARETMRSAQALYERGFITYMRTDSVHLSDQAINAARNCVSEKYGQDFLSPAPRQFSTKARNAQEAHEAIRPAGDSFRTPAETGLDGRELALYDLIWKRTVASQMADARLTMLAVDLEASAPGSPLAPATFRASGKRIDFAGFFRAYVEGSDDPNAAIEGQEVLLPSLKVGDSPACKAVEALGHQTQPPARYSEAALVKMLEKEGIGRPSTYASIIGTIVDRGYATLQNNSLIPSFTAFAVTALLEEHFPDLVDTSFTARMESTLDEISHGKVSWLPYLEAFYKGEKGLETQVQQREGDIDPGASRTVALDDLPCVVRIGRFGAYLEAKRVADDGSEELLKATLPQEITPADLDAEKAEQILRQKSDGPEALGEDPETGDAIYLLFGQYGPYLQRGQVSEENPKPKRASLPKGVKPEDLTLEDALGLLRLPRQLGDHPDGGRVEAGLGRFGPYVVHHKGKGEKDYRSLKAEDDVLVIGLSRALELLATPKRGRGGRTALKDLGTPEGGSEAIQLFDGPYGLYVKQGKVNASLPEGSTAETITLEQAVELLAAKAASGKGKGRGTKTAGTGKATSAAGKTTAGKTPAARASKPPATTKTGRLRASAVRVIKPAGS; via the coding sequence GTGGCCCACACACTGGTCATCGTCGAGAGCCCTACGAAGGCACGCACCATCCGGGGGTTCCTGCCGAAGGATTACCGCGTCGAGGCCTCGATGGGTCACGTCCGCGATCTGCCCAACAACGCCAGCGAGATTCCCGCCGCCCACAAAGGCGAGAAGTGGGCCAACCTCGGCGTCAACACCGCCAACGACTTCGAGCCCCTGTATGTGGTGCCGAAGGACAAGAAAAAGGTGGTGAAGGAACTCAAGGACGCCCTCAAGGGAGCCGACCGGCTGCTGCTGGCCACGGACGAGGACCGCGAGGGCGAATCGATCAGCTGGCATCTGCTGCAGCTGCTCCAGCCGAAGGTGCCGGTGAAGCGGATGGTGTTCCACGAGATCACCAAATCGGCGATCGGCCGTGCGCTCGAGGAGACCCGCGACCTCGACATGGAGCTGGTCCACGCCCAGGAGACGCGTCGCATCCTCGACCGGCTGGTGGGCTACACCCTTTCGCCACTGCTCTGGAAGAAGGTGGCCTGGGGCCTCTCCGCCGGCCGTGTGCAGTCGGTGGCGGTGCGGTTGCTGGTGCAGCGCGAGCGGGCGCGCCGCGCCTTCCGCAGCGGAACCTACTGGGATCTCAAGGCCCGCCTGGAGCAGGCCGGCAGCAGCTTCGAGGCCAAGCTCACCCACGTCAACGGCAGCCGCATCGCCGGCGGCTCCGATTTCGATGAGAACACCGGCGCCCTCAAGGCCGGCAGCAAGGTGCGCCTGCTCGCCGAAGACGAGGCCCAGACCCTGCGCCAGGCGATCGAGAGCGGCAGCTGGACCGTGGCGGCGGTGGAGGAGAAGCCCACCACCCGCAAGCCGGTGCCGCCCTTCACCACCAGCACCCTGCAGCAGGAATCGAACCGCAAGCTGCGCCTCTCGGCCCGCGAGACGATGCGCTCCGCCCAGGCGCTGTATGAGCGGGGCTTCATCACCTACATGCGCACCGATTCGGTGCACCTCTCCGACCAGGCGATCAACGCCGCCCGCAACTGCGTCAGCGAGAAGTACGGCCAGGACTTCCTCAGCCCGGCGCCCCGCCAGTTCTCCACCAAGGCGCGCAATGCCCAGGAGGCCCACGAGGCGATCCGGCCCGCCGGCGACAGCTTCCGCACCCCCGCGGAAACCGGCCTCGATGGCCGTGAACTGGCGCTATATGACCTGATCTGGAAGCGCACCGTCGCCAGCCAGATGGCCGATGCCCGGCTGACGATGCTGGCAGTGGATCTGGAGGCCAGCGCCCCGGGCTCGCCTCTCGCCCCGGCCACCTTCCGGGCCAGCGGCAAGCGCATCGACTTCGCCGGCTTCTTCCGCGCCTATGTGGAGGGCAGCGACGATCCCAACGCCGCCATCGAGGGCCAGGAGGTGCTGCTGCCATCGCTGAAGGTGGGCGACAGCCCCGCCTGCAAGGCGGTGGAGGCCCTCGGCCACCAGACCCAGCCGCCGGCGCGCTACAGCGAGGCCGCCCTGGTGAAGATGCTGGAGAAGGAAGGCATCGGCCGCCCCTCCACCTACGCCTCGATCATCGGCACCATCGTCGACCGCGGCTACGCCACGCTCCAGAACAACAGCCTCATCCCCAGCTTCACGGCCTTCGCCGTCACAGCCCTGCTGGAGGAGCACTTCCCCGATCTGGTGGATACCAGCTTCACCGCCCGGATGGAGAGCACCCTCGATGAGATCTCCCATGGCAAGGTGTCGTGGCTGCCCTACCTGGAGGCCTTCTACAAGGGCGAGAAGGGCCTGGAGACCCAGGTGCAGCAGCGCGAGGGTGACATCGATCCCGGCGCCTCCCGCACCGTCGCTCTCGACGACCTGCCCTGCGTGGTGCGCATCGGCCGCTTCGGCGCCTACCTGGAAGCCAAGCGCGTGGCGGACGACGGCAGCGAGGAGCTGCTCAAGGCCACCCTGCCCCAGGAGATCACCCCCGCGGATCTCGACGCCGAGAAGGCCGAGCAGATCCTCCGCCAGAAATCCGATGGCCCCGAAGCGCTCGGCGAGGATCCGGAGACCGGCGACGCCATCTACCTGCTGTTCGGCCAGTACGGCCCCTACCTGCAGCGCGGTCAGGTCAGCGAGGAGAACCCCAAACCCAAGCGCGCCTCGCTGCCCAAGGGCGTCAAACCCGAAGATCTCACCCTCGAGGATGCCCTCGGCCTGCTGCGGCTGCCCCGCCAGCTCGGCGACCATCCCGATGGCGGCAGGGTGGAGGCCGGGCTGGGGCGCTTCGGCCCCTACGTGGTGCATCACAAGGGCAAAGGCGAGAAGGACTACCGCTCCCTCAAGGCCGAGGACGATGTGCTGGTGATCGGTCTGAGCCGCGCCCTGGAGCTGCTGGCGACACCCAAACGGGGCCGCGGTGGTCGCACGGCGCTGAAGGACCTGGGCACCCCCGAGGGCGGCAGCGAAGCGATCCAGCTGTTCGATGGCCCCTATGGCCTGTATGTCAAACAGGGCAAGGTCAATGCCTCCCTCCCGGAGGGCAGCACCGCCGAGACGATCACGCTGGAACAGGCGGTGGAGTTGCTGGCGGCCAAGGCTGCCAGCGGCAAGGGGAAAGGTCGCGGCACGAAGACCGCCGGCACCGGTAAGGCGACCAGCGCCGCCGGGAAGACAACGGCCGGCAAGACCCCTGCTGCCCGCGCCAGCAAACCGCCGGCCACCACGAAGACCGGCCGCCTGCGCGCCAGCGCCGTGCGGGTGATCAAACCCGCGGGCAGTTGA
- a CDS encoding DUF2232 domain-containing protein produces MPPHRPDRQLSPRQARQLMDTAYLAAATALLWLALYYLPVGGPLFRLALPLPLALLQLRHGWRCAVEGVLVASLLLLALMGPIRGLLMLFPYGCLALWLGWGWRKGLSWWLTLSLGGLIGALGFLVRVAVLSLLLGENLWVLVTTAAAGLLERLLSLLSLGPGFDLGQVQLMALALVLVQNLLVVLCLHAVAYWIFPRLQAPIPQPPRALEALVALDPL; encoded by the coding sequence ATGCCGCCCCACCGTCCCGACCGTCAGCTCAGTCCCCGCCAGGCGCGCCAGCTGATGGACACCGCCTACCTGGCTGCCGCCACCGCCCTGCTCTGGCTGGCGCTGTACTACCTGCCGGTCGGCGGCCCCCTGTTCCGCCTGGCCCTGCCGTTGCCCCTGGCGCTGCTTCAGCTGCGCCACGGCTGGCGCTGCGCCGTCGAGGGAGTGCTGGTGGCGTCCCTGCTGCTGCTGGCGCTGATGGGTCCGATCCGCGGGCTGCTGATGCTCTTCCCCTATGGCTGTCTGGCTCTCTGGCTGGGCTGGGGGTGGCGGAAAGGGCTGAGCTGGTGGCTGACCCTGTCGCTCGGCGGGCTGATCGGCGCCCTCGGCTTCCTGGTGCGGGTGGCGGTCTTGTCGCTGCTGCTGGGTGAAAACCTCTGGGTGCTGGTCACCACCGCCGCCGCCGGTCTGCTCGAACGGCTGCTGTCGCTGCTGTCGCTGGGCCCCGGCTTCGATCTGGGCCAGGTGCAGCTGATGGCCCTGGCCCTGGTTCTGGTCCAGAACCTGCTGGTGGTGCTCTGCCTGCATGCGGTCGCCTACTGGATCTTCCCGCGCCTGCAGGCGCCGATTCCTCAGCCGCCGCGGGCGCTGGAGGCCCTGGTGGCACTCGATCCCCTGTGA
- a CDS encoding nicotinate-nucleotide--dimethylbenzimidazole phosphoribosyltransferase: MSAARRLCGPIDVATAWQRAWAPDRSLPLPLLLLAATETAAVEGISAAGSTPESRRRTAAADAELLLYGPLAPRPHALPPLPAGVSPALISHVVIEALGLEPLVIDLGCSEAPAVPHLRPTGAAGGGVAACLSGGAALPPQRVEALLQLGRRWGQRLVARGRPLLLAECVPGGTSTAQALLSGLGLEVEGLVSGSLREPAHGLKSMLVRRGLTAARLPAEATPAAVVAAVGDAMQPLAASLTLTTAAAGLPVLLAGGSQMAAVLALALALAPAEQRQALSRHAAVVTTAWVAEEAGSDLERLLARIGERWQVEPLAFAAGLRFGAGCHRALRDYERGYVKEGVGAGGLALLWQLRGGSPADLAAGCDRACRQLLGE, translated from the coding sequence ATGAGCGCGGCGCGCCGCCTCTGTGGCCCCATCGACGTCGCCACCGCCTGGCAGCGGGCCTGGGCACCGGACAGGTCGCTGCCGCTGCCCCTGCTGCTGCTGGCGGCCACGGAGACCGCCGCGGTGGAGGGGATCTCGGCTGCCGGCTCCACACCCGAGAGCCGTCGCCGCACCGCCGCCGCCGATGCCGAGCTGCTGCTGTACGGCCCCCTCGCCCCCCGGCCCCATGCCCTTCCCCCCCTGCCGGCGGGCGTCAGTCCCGCCCTGATCAGCCATGTGGTGATCGAGGCCCTGGGGCTGGAGCCTCTGGTGATCGACCTCGGCTGCAGCGAGGCGCCGGCCGTTCCCCATCTGCGGCCGACGGGCGCTGCCGGCGGCGGCGTGGCCGCCTGCCTCAGCGGCGGCGCTGCCCTGCCACCCCAGCGGGTGGAGGCCCTGCTGCAGCTCGGCCGCCGCTGGGGACAGCGGCTGGTGGCTCGGGGACGGCCGCTGCTGCTGGCCGAATGCGTACCCGGCGGCACCAGCACGGCCCAGGCGCTGCTCAGCGGCCTGGGGCTGGAGGTGGAAGGGCTGGTGAGCGGCAGCCTGCGGGAGCCGGCCCATGGGCTCAAGAGCATGCTGGTGCGCCGTGGCCTGACGGCCGCCCGGCTGCCAGCCGAGGCGACGCCCGCCGCCGTGGTGGCCGCCGTCGGGGATGCGATGCAACCCCTGGCAGCGAGCCTCACCCTCACGACCGCCGCTGCCGGCCTGCCGGTGCTGCTGGCCGGGGGCAGTCAGATGGCCGCGGTGCTGGCCCTGGCCCTGGCCCTGGCACCGGCCGAGCAGCGCCAGGCCCTGAGCCGCCATGCCGCCGTGGTCACCACCGCCTGGGTGGCGGAGGAAGCCGGCAGCGATCTGGAGCGGCTGCTGGCACGAATCGGGGAGCGCTGGCAGGTGGAACCGCTGGCCTTCGCCGCCGGACTGCGCTTCGGCGCCGGCTGCCATCGGGCCCTGCGCGACTACGAGCGCGGTTATGTGAAGGAGGGGGTGGGTGCCGGCGGCCTGGCACTGCT
- a CDS encoding ABC transporter ATP-binding protein: MRDICKVYGSGPTEVRALDHLSLRVNRGDYLAMMGSSGSGKSTAMNILGCLDRPTSGTYLLNGTPVQDLNEDQLADLRNQDLGFVFQQFHLLPQLTALENVMLPMIYANVPRQERRERATEALIRVGLSARLDNRPNQLSGGQQQRVALARAIINQPVLLLADEPTGALDSSTTREVLDLFDELHDQGMTILMVTHEKDVADRAQRVIQFRDGRITEALGDWLRTV; the protein is encoded by the coding sequence ATGCGCGACATCTGCAAGGTCTATGGCAGTGGTCCCACGGAGGTGCGTGCTCTCGACCACCTGTCGCTGAGGGTCAACCGTGGGGATTACCTGGCGATGATGGGATCGTCGGGCTCGGGCAAGAGCACCGCGATGAACATCCTGGGCTGTCTGGACCGTCCGACCAGCGGTACCTACCTGCTGAACGGCACGCCGGTCCAGGATCTCAACGAGGACCAGCTGGCCGATCTGCGTAATCAGGATCTTGGGTTCGTGTTCCAGCAGTTCCATCTGCTGCCCCAGCTCACGGCTCTGGAGAACGTGATGCTGCCGATGATCTATGCCAATGTTCCCCGCCAGGAGCGCCGGGAACGGGCGACCGAAGCTCTCATCCGTGTCGGACTGTCGGCGCGTCTCGACAACCGCCCCAATCAGCTGTCCGGTGGCCAGCAGCAGCGGGTGGCCCTGGCACGGGCCATCATCAATCAGCCCGTCCTGCTGCTCGCCGACGAACCCACCGGAGCGCTGGACTCAAGCACCACCCGTGAGGTGCTCGATCTGTTCGACGAACTGCACGATCAGGGCATGACGATCCTGATGGTGACCCATGAAAAGGATGTCGCCGATCGCGCTCAGCGGGTGATTCAGTTCCGCGACGGCCGCATCACCGAAGCCCTGGGGGACTGGCTGCGCACGGTCTGA
- a CDS encoding NAD(P)H-quinone oxidoreductase subunit N — protein MAAGLSTGSLNLSLHAAAIAPEGAVLVALLICLLVDLAGEQVASRWVPPICYAGLGSALVLLALQWNVQPEAAFLGSFLADNLAIAFRAVVAASTLVSLLLSWRYVERSGTPVGEYAAILLAATLGGMILCGATDLVSIFISLETLSVSSYLLAGYMKRDARSSEAALKYLLVGSAAAAVFLYGASLLYGVSGSTSLETIGLALRTADTPITALALVFVLATVAFKIAAVPFHQWTPDVYEGSPTPVVAFLSVGSKAAGFALALRILVGCFSSFDEQWKFLFTVLAVLSMVLGNVVALAQTSMKRMLAYSSIGQAGFVMIGLVCGTEEGYAAMVLYMAAYLFMNLGAFACIILFSLRTGSDRIADYAGLYQKDPLITLGLSLCLLSLGGIPPMLGFFGKIYLFFAGWADHQYLLVVVGLITSVVSIYYYISVIKMMVVKEPQEASDAVKNYPAITWNLAGMQPLRAGLVTCVVVTAVGGILSSPLFDWASSTVAGTPILQQALANIPSLPVG, from the coding sequence ATTGCCGCTGGTCTGAGCACCGGCAGCCTGAACCTTTCCCTGCACGCGGCCGCGATCGCGCCGGAGGGGGCTGTGCTGGTGGCCCTGCTGATCTGCCTGCTGGTGGATCTGGCCGGCGAGCAGGTGGCCAGCCGCTGGGTGCCTCCCATCTGTTACGCGGGCCTCGGCAGCGCCCTGGTGCTGCTGGCGCTGCAATGGAACGTCCAGCCCGAGGCGGCCTTCCTCGGCTCCTTCCTTGCCGACAACCTCGCGATCGCGTTCCGGGCGGTGGTGGCTGCGTCCACGCTTGTATCCCTGCTGCTGAGCTGGCGCTATGTGGAGCGCAGCGGCACGCCGGTGGGCGAATACGCGGCGATCCTGCTGGCGGCCACCCTCGGAGGAATGATTCTCTGCGGCGCCACAGACCTGGTGAGCATCTTCATCTCCCTCGAGACCCTCTCGGTCTCGAGCTATCTGCTGGCGGGCTACATGAAGCGCGACGCCCGCAGCTCCGAGGCAGCGCTCAAGTACCTGCTGGTCGGATCCGCCGCTGCCGCCGTGTTCCTCTACGGCGCCTCCCTCCTCTACGGGGTCAGCGGTTCCACCAGCCTCGAGACGATCGGTCTTGCCCTGCGCACCGCCGATACCCCGATCACGGCTCTGGCCCTGGTGTTCGTGCTGGCCACGGTGGCCTTCAAGATCGCAGCCGTGCCGTTCCACCAGTGGACGCCGGATGTGTACGAGGGCTCGCCCACACCCGTCGTCGCCTTTCTGTCGGTGGGTTCGAAGGCCGCCGGTTTCGCCCTTGCCCTGCGCATCCTGGTGGGCTGCTTCTCCAGCTTTGATGAGCAGTGGAAGTTTCTGTTCACCGTGCTCGCCGTGCTGAGCATGGTGCTGGGCAACGTGGTGGCTCTGGCTCAGACGTCGATGAAGCGGATGCTGGCCTACAGCTCCATCGGTCAGGCCGGTTTCGTGATGATCGGTCTGGTCTGCGGCACGGAAGAGGGATACGCCGCCATGGTGCTTTACATGGCGGCTTACCTGTTCATGAACCTGGGGGCGTTTGCCTGCATCATCCTGTTCTCGCTGCGAACCGGCAGTGACCGCATCGCTGATTACGCCGGCCTTTATCAGAAGGATCCGTTGATCACCCTCGGTCTGAGCCTCTGCCTTCTCTCGCTCGGTGGCATCCCGCCGATGCTCGGTTTCTTCGGGAAGATCTATCTCTTCTTCGCCGGCTGGGCCGATCATCAGTATCTGCTTGTCGTGGTTGGCCTGATCACCTCGGTGGTCTCGATCTACTACTACATCTCGGTGATCAAGATGATGGTGGTCAAGGAGCCTCAGGAGGCATCCGACGCTGTCAAGAACTATCCCGCGATCACCTGGAATCTCGCTGGCATGCAGCCTCTGCGCGCCGGCCTTGTCACCTGTGTCGTGGTGACCGCCGTTGGCGGCATCCTCTCGAGCCCTCTGTTCGACTGGGCCAGCTCCACGGTTGCCGGGACACCGATTCTCCAGCAGGCATTGGCCAACATCCCCTCGCTTCCTGTGGGCTGA